A DNA window from Thiothrix subterranea contains the following coding sequences:
- the trkA gene encoding Trk system potassium transporter TrkA, with product MKILILGAGQVGHSVAASLVNEDNDVTIVDTNAAALRDLREKLDVRVEVGQASYPRVLERAGIEDADMLVAVTNSDEINMVACQIAHTLYHTPTKIARIRSSHYLDRPELFNDAAVPIDVLISPEQLVTQHIFNLISHPGSLQVISFANGKVQMVGVKALHDGPLIGFPLKAMREHMPGVEARVAAIFRKGKPINPTEATVVEVNDEIFFIASPKHIRAIISELRKLDKPYKRIMLAGGGNIGNRLARLLEESRYHVKIIEKDNDRAAKLAERLDKTIVLEGDAADESLLSEENIDNTDVFVAITNDDEANILSSMLAKRLGAKRVMCLINRPSYLDLVESSIDLAISPQQVTIGALLTHIRRGDIVAVHALRRGAAEAIEVVVHGSYKTSRVVGRRLDEIKLPPSTIIGALVRGDSILMSAAELIVQENDHIIILVTDKRYMPAVEKLFQVGIHFF from the coding sequence ATGAAAATCCTGATTCTCGGCGCTGGGCAAGTCGGTCACTCCGTGGCTGCTTCATTAGTAAACGAAGACAACGATGTCACCATTGTGGACACGAATGCCGCTGCCTTGCGTGACTTGCGTGAAAAACTCGATGTGCGGGTGGAAGTGGGGCAGGCGTCCTACCCACGGGTGCTGGAACGTGCCGGAATCGAAGACGCCGATATGTTGGTGGCAGTGACCAACAGCGACGAAATCAATATGGTTGCCTGCCAGATTGCGCATACGCTGTACCATACGCCGACCAAAATTGCGCGGATTCGTTCCTCGCATTATTTGGATCGCCCCGAATTGTTCAACGATGCGGCGGTGCCGATTGATGTGCTGATCAGCCCGGAACAATTGGTGACGCAACACATTTTCAACCTGATTTCGCACCCCGGTTCCTTGCAAGTAATCAGTTTTGCGAATGGCAAGGTGCAAATGGTCGGGGTGAAAGCGTTGCACGATGGCCCGTTGATTGGTTTCCCCTTGAAAGCGATGCGCGAACACATGCCAGGTGTGGAGGCGCGAGTGGCGGCAATTTTCCGCAAGGGCAAGCCGATTAACCCGACCGAAGCCACGGTGGTGGAAGTCAATGACGAAATCTTCTTCATTGCCAGTCCCAAACATATCCGCGCCATCATTAGCGAATTACGCAAGCTCGACAAGCCCTATAAGCGCATTATGCTGGCAGGCGGCGGCAATATTGGCAATCGTTTGGCACGTTTGCTGGAAGAATCCCGTTATCACGTCAAAATCATTGAGAAAGACAATGACCGCGCCGCCAAACTCGCCGAACGCCTCGATAAAACCATTGTGCTGGAAGGCGATGCCGCTGACGAAAGCTTGCTGAGTGAAGAAAACATCGACAATACCGATGTGTTCGTGGCGATTACCAATGACGATGAAGCCAATATTTTGTCTTCGATGTTGGCGAAGCGTTTGGGGGCAAAACGGGTCATGTGCTTAATTAACCGCCCCAGTTACCTTGATTTGGTGGAAAGCAGCATCGACTTAGCCATTTCGCCGCAACAAGTCACCATTGGCGCGTTACTCACGCACATTCGCCGAGGGGATATTGTGGCAGTACATGCTTTACGGCGTGGTGCGGCAGAAGCGATTGAAGTCGTGGTGCATGGCAGTTACAAAACTTCACGGGTGGTGGGCAGGCGTTTGGATGAGATCAAATTGCCCCCTAGCACCATTATTGGCGCATTGGTGCGCGGTGATAGCATTTTGATGTCTGCTGCTGAATTGATTGTGCAAGAAAACGATCACATCATTATACTGGTGACGGATAAGCGCTACATGCCTGCGGTGGAGAAATTGTTCCAAGTCGGCATTCATTTCTTTTAA
- a CDS encoding TrkH family potassium uptake protein, with product MQYTVIQRVLGLLIMVFSLTMLPPILVGWAMEDPETLPFWQSFALLLGSGFLLWLPVYRQRGELRSRDGFLIVVLFWVVLGVSGSLPLILSESVELSVTDSVFESISGLTTTGATVIIGLDSLPRSMLFYRQELQWLGGMGIIVLAVAILPILGVGGMQLYRAETPGPMKDAKLTPRITETAKLLWYIYLVLTVLCAVAYRVAGMDWFNAISHSFSTVAIGGFSTHDSSLGHYDNSAIEAVAVVFMLLSGVHFGLHFIAWRSASIGGYLRDSEFRAYVSLMLGLMVVSTLYLAYNSTYETFVAALRHSVFHVVSIGTTTGFTTTGYSEWPGFLPVLLLFASFIGGCAASTAGGIKVIRFLLLVKQGIREVNRLIHPNARISIKINRNPLPENVMQAVWGFFSVYIAVFVVFMLVLMARGHDQITAFSAVAATLNNLGPGLGEVAGTFKSLDDFSKWWLCLAMLMGRLELFTMLVILTPAFWRK from the coding sequence ATGCAATATACAGTCATACAACGGGTGTTGGGCTTATTAATCATGGTGTTTAGCCTGACCATGTTGCCACCGATCTTGGTCGGCTGGGCAATGGAAGACCCGGAAACTTTACCGTTTTGGCAAAGTTTTGCTCTGTTGTTGGGCAGCGGTTTTTTGTTGTGGTTGCCGGTTTACCGTCAACGCGGGGAATTGCGTTCTCGCGATGGTTTTCTGATTGTGGTGTTGTTCTGGGTGGTGTTGGGGGTATCGGGATCTTTGCCGCTGATTTTGTCGGAATCGGTGGAATTATCCGTCACTGATTCGGTGTTTGAATCCATTTCTGGGCTGACTACGACCGGGGCAACGGTTATTATCGGCTTGGACAGTTTGCCGCGTTCGATGCTATTTTACCGTCAGGAATTGCAGTGGCTGGGGGGCATGGGCATTATCGTGTTAGCCGTGGCGATTCTGCCGATTTTGGGGGTCGGGGGAATGCAACTTTATCGCGCCGAAACGCCAGGACCGATGAAAGATGCCAAGCTTACCCCGCGCATTACCGAAACCGCTAAGTTGCTGTGGTACATCTATTTGGTGTTGACGGTGTTATGCGCGGTGGCGTATCGCGTGGCGGGAATGGATTGGTTTAATGCGATTTCCCACAGTTTTAGCACCGTCGCTATTGGTGGTTTTTCAACCCATGATTCCAGTCTTGGGCATTATGATAATAGTGCCATTGAAGCGGTGGCTGTGGTGTTTATGTTGCTCTCTGGGGTGCATTTTGGGTTGCATTTTATTGCTTGGCGCAGTGCCAGTATTGGGGGGTATCTGCGGGATTCAGAGTTTCGTGCCTATGTCAGTTTAATGCTGGGTTTGATGGTGGTCAGCACGCTGTATTTGGCTTACAACTCAACCTATGAAACGTTCGTGGCAGCATTGCGGCATTCGGTATTTCATGTGGTATCCATTGGGACGACCACCGGCTTTACGACCACCGGGTACAGTGAATGGCCGGGATTTTTGCCGGTGTTGCTGTTGTTTGCCAGTTTTATTGGCGGGTGTGCTGCGTCTACGGCGGGCGGCATTAAAGTGATTCGTTTCTTGCTGCTGGTAAAGCAGGGGATTCGCGAGGTCAATCGTCTGATTCATCCCAATGCTCGCATCAGTATCAAAATCAACCGCAACCCCTTGCCGGAAAATGTGATGCAAGCCGTGTGGGGGTTTTTCTCGGTGTATATCGCGGTGTTTGTGGTATTTATGCTGGTGCTGATGGCACGCGGTCACGATCAAATTACTGCATTTTCTGCCGTAGCCGCTACCTTGAATAACTTGGGGCCGGGGCTTGGGGAGGTTGCAGGCACGTTCAAGAGCCTCGATGATTTTTCTAAATGGTGGTTATGTTTGGCTATGCTAATGGGGCGTTTGGAATTATTCACCATGTTGGTGATTTTAACCCCGGCATTCTGGCGCAAGTAG
- a CDS encoding GspH/FimT family pseudopilin — MNKHSQRGLTLIELIVTVTIVAILAAVATPSLREMLENNRLTALNNQLVSTLNYVRAEAVKRNQNVNMCVRKPDGSACSTTTGDGFDKGWLVLVEATGEILLDVAPDTNGVTISNSDLTTPQKVSYTSVGKSKNAATFTLTLAGVNRYQVVIALNTGRVRSCKVPTGQTDCTH; from the coding sequence ATGAACAAACACTCACAGCGCGGTTTGACGCTCATCGAACTCATCGTCACCGTCACCATCGTGGCAATATTGGCAGCCGTCGCTACGCCGTCATTGCGTGAAATGCTGGAAAATAATCGCCTGACTGCCCTCAATAACCAACTGGTTTCCACCCTCAATTATGTACGTGCAGAAGCGGTCAAACGTAACCAGAATGTCAATATGTGTGTGCGCAAGCCAGATGGTTCGGCTTGTTCCACAACAACAGGGGACGGGTTTGATAAGGGCTGGCTGGTTTTAGTGGAAGCCACTGGGGAGATTTTGCTGGATGTTGCACCCGATACTAACGGTGTAACTATCTCAAACAGCGATCTAACGACACCCCAGAAGGTTAGCTATACATCAGTGGGGAAATCTAAAAATGCTGCTACGTTTACATTGACATTGGCAGGTGTGAACCGTTATCAAGTGGTGATTGCCTTGAACACGGGTAGAGTTCGCTCTTGTAAAGTTCCGACTGGGCAAACGGACTGCACGCACTGA
- the pgi gene encoding glucose-6-phosphate isomerase has protein sequence MPITTEQSSHAGSPPALHQPIHAALQQHYETLRDVHLRELFAADPARFEHFSLQVGDIFLDYSKNRITDTTLQLLMQLAETADVAGWRERMFQGDTINNTEHRAVLHTALRNRSNTPVLVDGENVMPAVNAVIAQMSAFAERVRSGTWTGYTGKPIVDVVNVGIGGSDLGPHMVYQALKAYRHPRLNMHYVSNVDGAHIVEKLESLDPETTLFIVASKTFTTQETMTNAHHARHWFLQHAADDAHIAKHFVAVSTNREAVMGFGIDPENMFGFWDWVGGRYSLWSAIGLSVVLAVGAENFIALLDGAHAMDQHFRDAPLECNMPVILALLGVWYSNYFGAESQVILPYDHYLRSLPLYLQQADMESNGKSVDRDGNAVDYATGPIIWGTSGINGQHAFYQLIHQGTRLIPADFIISVTPPTDLHAQHDILMANFLAQTEALMRGRTLQETRDGGVTPPYAPKVFAGNHPSNALLLTALTPHTLGMLIALYEHKIFVQGIVWNLNSYDQWGVELGKQLAKCIQPELNAAEPVTTHDASTNGLINRYRQQRAQQRAI, from the coding sequence ATGCCCATCACCACGGAACAATCATCTCACGCTGGCTCACCGCCAGCATTGCATCAGCCCATTCATGCCGCCCTGCAACAGCACTATGAAACCCTCCGCGATGTGCATTTGCGTGAATTGTTTGCCGCTGACCCGGCGCGATTTGAGCACTTTTCCCTGCAAGTTGGCGACATTTTTCTCGACTATTCCAAAAACCGCATTACCGATACGACCTTGCAATTATTGATGCAACTCGCTGAAACGGCGGATGTGGCAGGCTGGCGCGAACGCATGTTCCAAGGCGACACCATCAATAACACCGAACACCGCGCCGTGTTGCATACCGCCTTGCGCAATCGCAGCAATACGCCGGTGCTGGTTGACGGTGAAAATGTCATGCCTGCGGTGAATGCGGTGATCGCACAGATGAGCGCTTTCGCTGAACGGGTGCGCAGCGGCACTTGGACAGGTTACACCGGCAAGCCGATTGTGGATGTGGTGAACGTTGGCATCGGCGGTTCTGATTTGGGGCCGCACATGGTGTACCAAGCCCTGAAAGCTTATCGCCACCCGCGTCTGAATATGCATTACGTGTCTAACGTTGACGGTGCACACATTGTCGAAAAGCTCGAAAGCCTTGACCCTGAAACCACGCTGTTTATCGTCGCTTCCAAAACCTTTACCACCCAAGAAACCATGACTAATGCGCATCACGCACGGCACTGGTTTTTGCAACACGCCGCAGATGATGCGCACATTGCCAAGCATTTCGTGGCGGTTTCCACCAATCGGGAAGCGGTGATGGGGTTTGGGATTGACCCTGAGAATATGTTCGGTTTCTGGGATTGGGTCGGTGGGCGCTATTCGTTATGGTCAGCGATTGGGCTTTCAGTGGTATTGGCAGTCGGGGCGGAAAATTTCATTGCCTTGCTGGATGGCGCACACGCCATGGATCAGCATTTCCGTGATGCACCGTTGGAGTGCAATATGCCAGTCATCCTCGCGCTATTGGGCGTGTGGTACAGCAATTATTTTGGGGCAGAATCGCAAGTTATCCTGCCTTACGATCATTACTTGCGCAGTTTGCCCTTGTATTTGCAGCAAGCCGATATGGAAAGCAATGGCAAATCGGTCGATCGTGATGGCAACGCCGTGGATTATGCCACCGGGCCAATTATTTGGGGGACGAGTGGCATTAACGGGCAACATGCGTTCTACCAACTGATTCACCAAGGCACACGTCTGATTCCGGCTGATTTCATTATTTCGGTCACGCCACCGACCGATTTGCACGCGCAGCACGACATTTTGATGGCAAATTTTCTGGCGCAAACCGAGGCGCTCATGCGGGGGCGTACTTTGCAAGAAACCCGCGACGGCGGCGTGACGCCGCCTTATGCACCCAAAGTGTTTGCTGGCAATCACCCTAGTAATGCTTTATTGCTGACAGCCCTCACCCCGCATACCTTAGGCATGTTGATTGCGTTGTACGAACACAAAATTTTTGTGCAAGGTATTGTCTGGAATCTGAATTCCTACGACCAGTGGGGTGTCGAGTTGGGGAAACAATTGGCGAAATGCATCCAGCCCGAATTGAATGCAGCCGAACCCGTGACCACGCATGACGCTTCCACCAATGGTTTAATTAATCGCTATCGGCAACAACGCGCTCAACAACGGGCAATATAA
- the glk gene encoding glucokinase encodes MNVIAGDIGGTKSWLAWVQADAQATRVCFEHVYASGEFVSAEALLQQFLADAQQTLAPDAVCLALPGPVQADQPIRLTNLDWTLEHAALQALLNTPQLFFMNDFQAAAAGVATLTADDYVVLNAGDSLRLRSGNGESRVITGAGTGLGLAWMQADANGHYQSFATEGGHTDFAPANAQQERLLAFMRERFSHVSWERVLSGPGVNQVYQFCLHDMTGSLPDELRDRGGAEVNSAAQAGDPIALAAMELFTDIYANWVGNVALLYQPRGGLYLAGGISARIQTWLQTPRFLAACFDKGRMAGLVQQMPIYLITNTRLGLQGALAAALHHRKTS; translated from the coding sequence ATGAATGTAATTGCTGGTGATATTGGCGGTACAAAAAGCTGGCTGGCATGGGTGCAAGCCGATGCGCAGGCTACTAGGGTGTGCTTCGAGCATGTGTATGCCAGTGGCGAATTTGTCAGCGCCGAAGCGTTGTTGCAGCAATTCCTCGCGGATGCACAGCAAACACTTGCCCCGGATGCTGTCTGTTTAGCCTTGCCGGGGCCGGTGCAAGCCGATCAACCGATTCGCCTCACCAATCTGGATTGGACGCTGGAACATGCCGCGCTGCAAGCCTTGCTGAATACCCCACAACTGTTTTTTATGAACGATTTCCAAGCGGCGGCGGCAGGTGTTGCCACGCTAACGGCGGACGATTATGTGGTGTTGAATGCGGGGGATTCCCTTCGGCTACGCTCAGGGAACGGGGAATCGCGTGTGATTACGGGCGCGGGGACGGGTTTGGGGTTGGCGTGGATGCAAGCGGATGCGAATGGGCATTACCAGAGTTTTGCGACCGAAGGCGGGCATACCGATTTTGCGCCAGCGAATGCCCAGCAAGAACGCTTGCTGGCATTTATGCGGGAACGTTTCAGCCATGTGTCGTGGGAACGGGTGTTGTCTGGTCCCGGCGTGAATCAGGTCTACCAGTTTTGTTTGCACGATATGACGGGCAGTTTGCCAGATGAGTTGCGTGACCGCGGTGGGGCGGAAGTGAATAGCGCTGCCCAAGCGGGCGACCCGATCGCGCTGGCGGCAATGGAATTGTTTACCGATATTTACGCTAACTGGGTCGGTAATGTGGCGCTGCTCTACCAACCACGCGGCGGTTTATATTTAGCGGGTGGCATTTCCGCCCGTATCCAAACTTGGTTACAGACACCCCGGTTTTTGGCGGCTTGTTTTGACAAAGGCAGGATGGCTGGCTTGGTTCAGCAAATGCCTATTTACTTAATTACCAATACGCGGCTCGGCTTACAAGGGGCGCTGGCGGCTGCGTTGCACCATAGGAAAACATCATGA
- the glgC gene encoding glucose-1-phosphate adenylyltransferase has translation MTLDKDQQAKLYRYYTEPKMVTELTRKTLALVLAGGEGSRLKDLTMWRAKPAVPFGGKYRIIDFALSNCVNSGIRRVGVLTQYKSHSMIRHLQRAWGFMRAEIGEFVEILPAQQRTSKKEWYQGTADALFQNLDIVQRHDPDYVLVLGGDHIYTMDYSRMLKHHYDNHADFTVGCIEVPVEEAKGFGVMSVDEQLRITEFTEKPEHPQEIAGKPGMALASMGIYIFSRDFLYKVLYEDAAKTHSSRDFGKDIIPANIHSAKAMAYPFRKENGDPGYWRDVGTLYSYWQANMEQCAVEPELNLYDRDWPVWTYQAQYPPAKFIFDDEGCRGEAIDSLISAGCILSGARVKRSLVFFATTIGKYSHVRDSVILPKVSIGENCRITKAIIDKGTVIPDGTIIGEDLELDRKRFHVTPEGIVLVTAEMMGQKLRTGDKDVLWRMAS, from the coding sequence ATGACACTGGATAAAGATCAACAGGCGAAGCTGTACCGGTATTACACTGAGCCGAAGATGGTCACGGAATTGACTCGCAAAACCTTAGCGCTGGTGTTGGCGGGTGGCGAAGGGTCGCGTTTAAAAGACCTGACCATGTGGCGGGCAAAACCGGCTGTGCCATTTGGTGGCAAATACCGCATTATCGACTTTGCGCTGTCCAATTGCGTGAATTCGGGCATTCGGCGGGTTGGGGTGCTGACGCAATACAAATCGCATTCCATGATTCGCCATTTGCAACGCGCTTGGGGGTTTATGCGGGCAGAAATCGGCGAATTCGTCGAAATTCTCCCCGCGCAACAACGCACCAGCAAAAAGGAATGGTATCAGGGGACAGCCGATGCGCTGTTCCAGAATCTCGACATTGTGCAACGCCATGACCCGGATTACGTGTTGGTATTGGGCGGCGACCATATTTATACGATGGATTATTCGCGCATGTTGAAGCACCACTACGATAATCACGCTGATTTCACCGTGGGTTGTATTGAAGTGCCGGTCGAAGAAGCCAAGGGTTTTGGGGTGATGTCGGTCGATGAGCAATTGCGCATTACCGAATTCACGGAAAAGCCTGAGCATCCGCAAGAAATTGCGGGTAAGCCGGGCATGGCGTTGGCGTCGATGGGGATTTATATCTTTTCGCGCGATTTCCTCTACAAAGTGCTGTATGAAGATGCCGCGAAAACGCATTCGTCGCGGGATTTTGGCAAGGACATTATTCCTGCCAACATCCACAGCGCCAAGGCAATGGCCTATCCTTTCCGCAAGGAAAACGGCGACCCTGGCTACTGGCGTGACGTGGGGACACTGTATTCTTATTGGCAAGCCAATATGGAACAGTGCGCCGTCGAACCTGAACTGAATTTGTACGACCGCGACTGGCCAGTGTGGACGTATCAAGCACAATATCCACCCGCTAAATTCATTTTCGATGATGAAGGTTGCCGGGGTGAGGCTATTGATTCACTGATTTCAGCCGGTTGTATTCTTTCCGGTGCAAGGGTCAAACGCTCGCTGGTGTTTTTTGCTACCACGATTGGCAAATACAGCCATGTGCGTGATAGCGTGATTTTACCCAAAGTGAGCATTGGGGAAAATTGCCGGATTACCAAAGCCATTATCGACAAAGGCACGGTGATCCCCGACGGTACGATTATCGGGGAAGACCTCGAACTCGACCGCAAACGTTTCCATGTCACCCCCGAAGGTATCGTGCTGGTCACAGCCGAAATGATGGGGCAGAAACTACGCACAGGCGATAAGGATGTATTATGGCGAATGGCCAGTTAA
- a CDS encoding glycoside hydrolase family 57 protein, which yields MANGQLNVVLCWHMHQPWYRNGLDGEYRLPWVYLHGIKDYSDMAAHLEKHSRMRSVVNFAPVLLEQIDDYAQQLSAFLSKGTPIQDKLLNLLAGVEAVPADTAARAELIAECQRCHAPTMIHTHAPFQRLFKMIGATDESGVGSKHFRCSLVYLSDQYFLDLLTWYHLAWLGQSLQDLPVIQRLLQQGSEFSAADRRDLLGVIRDCLANLIPRYRKLAEAGRVELSMTPYMHPIVPLLNNFNNLRCSLPDAPVPQTTYYPDGEARSRWHLQQGIDVFQRYFGMKPQGVWLSEGGISEDAVSLLDELGIRWTASGEGVWRNSCRLSGYDGEDEHSKRSLFMPYQQVDSKVRVFFRDDGLSDLIGFKYSTWHARDAVADFVQHLENIAVFLNHNASNQVVSIILDGENAWEYYPKNGAYFLDALYAALSSSDQIKMVTFAEASNLPTRTLPAICAGSWVYGSFSTWIGSPDKNRGWDYLAAAKVAFDEVMAAGTLDTQQQALASRQLGICEGSDWFWWFGDYNPADSVRDFERLFRQQLHKLYEMLGVDAPAYLDKPMSQGGAGAENAGTMRRNT from the coding sequence ATGGCGAATGGCCAGTTAAATGTTGTGCTCTGCTGGCACATGCACCAGCCGTGGTATCGCAACGGGTTGGACGGTGAATACCGCCTGCCGTGGGTGTATTTGCATGGCATCAAAGACTATAGCGACATGGCGGCGCATCTGGAAAAACACAGCCGGATGCGTAGCGTGGTTAACTTTGCGCCGGTTTTGCTGGAGCAAATTGACGACTATGCTCAGCAATTAAGCGCGTTCCTCAGCAAGGGTACGCCGATACAGGATAAGTTGCTGAATCTGTTGGCAGGGGTTGAAGCCGTGCCTGCGGATACGGCGGCGCGTGCTGAATTGATTGCCGAATGCCAGCGTTGCCATGCGCCGACCATGATTCACACACACGCGCCATTCCAGCGCTTGTTCAAGATGATTGGTGCTACCGATGAATCGGGGGTTGGCAGTAAACACTTCCGCTGTTCCTTGGTGTATTTGAGCGACCAGTATTTTTTGGATTTGCTGACCTGGTATCACTTGGCGTGGTTGGGGCAGTCGTTGCAAGACTTGCCGGTTATCCAGCGTTTGTTGCAACAGGGCAGCGAGTTCAGCGCGGCGGATCGGCGCGATTTGCTGGGTGTGATTCGCGATTGTCTGGCAAACCTGATTCCGCGCTATCGCAAGCTGGCGGAAGCGGGACGGGTAGAATTGTCGATGACGCCGTACATGCACCCGATTGTGCCATTGCTGAATAATTTCAATAACCTGCGCTGTTCCTTGCCGGATGCGCCCGTGCCGCAAACCACGTATTACCCGGATGGCGAAGCGCGGTCACGCTGGCATTTGCAGCAAGGCATCGACGTTTTCCAACGCTATTTCGGCATGAAACCGCAAGGCGTGTGGCTCTCCGAAGGTGGGATTAGCGAAGACGCGGTAAGCCTGTTGGATGAGCTGGGAATTCGCTGGACGGCCTCCGGTGAGGGCGTGTGGCGCAACAGTTGCCGCTTATCCGGTTACGATGGCGAAGACGAACACAGCAAACGTAGCCTGTTCATGCCGTATCAGCAAGTGGATAGCAAGGTGCGCGTGTTTTTCCGCGATGATGGCTTGTCGGATTTGATCGGCTTTAAGTACAGCACGTGGCACGCCCGCGATGCGGTGGCGGATTTCGTGCAACACTTGGAAAACATTGCGGTATTCCTGAATCACAATGCATCCAATCAAGTGGTGTCGATCATTTTGGATGGCGAAAATGCGTGGGAATATTATCCGAAAAATGGCGCGTATTTCCTCGATGCGTTGTATGCCGCTCTGAGCAGTTCCGACCAAATCAAGATGGTCACGTTTGCAGAAGCCAGTAACTTGCCGACGCGCACCTTGCCTGCGATTTGTGCGGGCAGTTGGGTGTATGGCTCGTTCTCGACGTGGATTGGTTCGCCCGATAAAAACCGTGGGTGGGATTACCTTGCTGCTGCCAAAGTCGCCTTCGACGAGGTAATGGCAGCGGGTACGCTCGATACCCAACAGCAAGCACTCGCCAGCCGTCAGTTGGGGATTTGCGAAGGGTCGGACTGGTTCTGGTGGTTCGGCGATTACAATCCGGCGGATAGCGTGCGCGATTTCGAGCGCTTGTTCCGTCAGCAATTGCACAAGCTGTATGAAATGTTGGGCGTGGATGCGCCCGCGTATTTGGATAAACCGATGTCACAAGGTGGTGCAGGCGCTGAAAATGCGGGCACGATGCGTAGGAATACTTGA
- the malQ gene encoding 4-alpha-glucanotransferase, with translation MGIQTIGRAAGVLLHPTSLPSGKLDADAYRWVDWLADAGFKVWQMLPLGVPLAGLSPYQCASAFAVNPGLFEETPLNPAASFDAWYANQKHWVEDYALFMVLKQQFDGKEWAAWPTEFRSRDSKTLFTARGEHAEALAAIIHEQYSCWLQWQALRTYATERGVALFGDMPIFVAYDSADVWANPQRFLLDDTGTPTLVTGVPPDYFSETGQRWGNPHYHWENMQAENFQWWQQRLLYHFEFFDLVRLDHFRGLAASWMIPATEPTAINGYWQAVPGDAMLASLQAALGNIPLVAEDLGVITPDVTELRDKYDLPGMSVLQFGFDHFEDNPHKPHNVRANTVYYTGTHDNDTLQGWFTSLSEEAQQHVMQVLGIEDTSQVTDTMLDTIFASSALLAMIPLQDLLHLGSAARMNTPGTVEGNWAWRFDWSDIPDTLASQLHEKLQGHQRDERELDSDTTRHTSRSV, from the coding sequence ATGGGGATACAAACGATTGGACGGGCGGCGGGGGTGTTGTTGCACCCCACTTCTTTGCCGAGCGGTAAGTTGGATGCGGATGCGTACCGCTGGGTGGATTGGCTGGCGGATGCAGGCTTTAAGGTCTGGCAAATGTTGCCGCTGGGTGTGCCGCTGGCGGGGCTGTCGCCGTATCAATGCGCGTCAGCGTTTGCCGTAAATCCGGGGTTGTTTGAAGAAACCCCTCTTAACCCCGCTGCTTCTTTCGACGCTTGGTACGCCAACCAAAAACACTGGGTCGAAGACTACGCCCTGTTCATGGTGCTAAAACAGCAGTTCGATGGCAAGGAATGGGCTGCATGGCCCACTGAGTTCCGTAGCCGCGATTCCAAAACGCTGTTCACGGCACGCGGCGAACACGCCGAAGCCCTCGCCGCCATTATCCACGAGCAATATTCCTGCTGGTTGCAATGGCAAGCCTTGCGCACTTATGCCACCGAGCGCGGCGTTGCCCTGTTCGGTGACATGCCCATTTTCGTCGCTTACGACAGCGCGGATGTGTGGGCAAATCCGCAACGCTTCCTGCTGGATGATACCGGCACACCAACCTTAGTAACCGGCGTGCCGCCCGACTATTTCTCCGAAACAGGGCAGCGTTGGGGCAATCCGCACTATCATTGGGAAAATATGCAGGCGGAAAACTTCCAATGGTGGCAACAACGCTTGCTGTATCACTTTGAATTTTTCGATTTAGTGCGGCTAGATCACTTCCGTGGTTTAGCGGCAAGCTGGATGATTCCGGCAACTGAGCCGACCGCGATCAATGGCTATTGGCAGGCCGTTCCCGGTGACGCCATGCTTGCCAGCTTGCAAGCGGCACTGGGGAATATCCCGTTAGTCGCTGAAGATTTGGGGGTGATTACGCCCGATGTGACGGAATTGCGTGATAAATACGACTTACCGGGCATGAGCGTGCTGCAATTTGGCTTCGATCACTTTGAGGATAACCCACACAAACCCCACAATGTACGCGCTAACACGGTGTATTATACGGGAACGCACGATAACGACACCTTGCAGGGTTGGTTTACCAGCTTAAGTGAGGAAGCCCAACAACACGTTATGCAGGTGTTGGGCATTGAGGATACCTCACAGGTAACAGATACCATGCTGGACACGATTTTCGCCAGCAGCGCATTGTTAGCCATGATTCCATTACAAGATTTGCTGCATTTAGGTAGCGCTGCCCGCATGAATACCCCCGGTACGGTGGAAGGTAATTGGGCATGGCGCTTCGACTGGTCAGACATACCGGATACTCTGGCATCACAATTGCATGAAAAACTACAGGGACACCAGCGAGATGAACGAGAACTTGATTCGGATACAACAAGGCACACATCACGATCCGTTTGA